The proteins below come from a single Catenulispora sp. EB89 genomic window:
- a CDS encoding MerR family transcriptional regulator: protein MRIGELATRSGVSVRALRYYEEQGLLIPERSSSGQRHYPEAAVELVRFFQQMYAAGLTSKNIAGLLPCYDAGHTDAQQRGMLHAERDRIRDRVAQLQDALHRLDEIIAVTDTHP, encoded by the coding sequence ATGCGTATCGGGGAATTGGCGACGCGGTCGGGCGTCAGCGTCCGCGCGCTGCGCTACTACGAGGAGCAGGGCCTGCTGATCCCGGAACGCAGTTCCTCGGGCCAGCGCCATTACCCGGAGGCCGCGGTCGAGCTGGTCCGCTTCTTCCAGCAGATGTACGCAGCGGGGTTGACCAGCAAGAACATCGCCGGACTGCTGCCCTGCTACGACGCCGGCCACACCGATGCGCAGCAGCGCGGCATGCTGCACGCCGAGCGGGACCGGATCCGCGACCGGGTCGCGCAGCTCCAGGACGCGCTGCACCGGCTGGACGAGATCATCGCGGTCACCGACACCCACCCCTGA
- the rny gene encoding ribonuclease Y, with translation MVGMVIAIAAVVAACVGLFVGMNVGAGRRINNLKKSAYEDFDKQVAELAQRAQAREGEHAAAVVAAQRDLAAVHREAAEARKQADAQAVQIREQAAAAATVEMDRARRIRDEAEAETRVLKDDIRELRLDLERREARQAEREERLDADLRRTGDKERELVAASAELERKKAELATLEDERRSILERAAALSAAEAKSELVKSIENQAKREAAVLIRQIEQEARDEGDKRARKTVALAIQRVASEQTAESVVSVLHLPSDDMKGRIIGREGRNIRAYESITGVNLIIDDSPEAVLLSCFDPVRREVGRLTLEELVLDGRIHPHRIEEIYERSKAKVETLCVRAGEDALMELGITDMHPELIALLGKLRYRTSYGQNVLKHLVESAHLASIMASELRLDPVLLKRCTVLHDIGKALTHEVEGSHALIGAEIARKYGEHDDVVHAIEAHHNEVEVRTVEAVLTQAADAISGGRPGARRESLEAYVKRLERLEQIAAEQEGVEKVFAMQAGREIRVMVVPDAVDDIQAQVIARDIAKQVEEELTYPGQIRITVVRESRATEYAR, from the coding sequence ATGGTCGGCATGGTGATCGCGATCGCAGCGGTGGTCGCGGCGTGCGTCGGCCTGTTCGTGGGCATGAACGTCGGCGCCGGACGCCGCATCAACAATCTCAAGAAGAGCGCGTACGAGGACTTCGACAAGCAGGTCGCCGAGCTGGCGCAGCGGGCCCAGGCCCGGGAGGGCGAGCACGCCGCCGCCGTCGTGGCCGCGCAGCGCGACCTGGCCGCCGTGCACCGGGAGGCGGCCGAGGCGCGCAAACAGGCCGACGCCCAGGCCGTGCAGATCCGGGAGCAGGCCGCCGCCGCCGCTACCGTCGAGATGGACCGCGCCCGGCGCATCCGGGACGAGGCCGAGGCCGAGACCCGGGTGCTCAAGGACGACATCCGCGAGCTGCGGCTGGACCTGGAGCGCCGCGAGGCCCGGCAGGCCGAGCGCGAGGAGCGGCTGGACGCCGACCTGCGGCGGACCGGGGACAAAGAGCGTGAGCTGGTGGCCGCCTCCGCCGAGCTCGAGCGCAAGAAGGCCGAGCTGGCGACGCTGGAGGACGAGCGCCGCTCCATCCTGGAGCGAGCCGCCGCGCTGTCCGCCGCCGAGGCCAAGAGCGAGCTCGTGAAGTCGATCGAGAACCAGGCCAAGCGCGAGGCCGCGGTGCTCATCCGGCAGATCGAGCAGGAGGCCCGGGACGAGGGCGACAAGCGCGCCCGCAAGACCGTGGCCCTGGCCATCCAGCGCGTGGCCAGCGAGCAGACCGCCGAGTCCGTGGTCAGCGTGCTGCACCTGCCCAGCGACGACATGAAGGGCCGGATCATCGGCCGCGAGGGCCGGAACATCCGCGCCTACGAGTCGATCACCGGGGTCAACCTGATCATCGACGACTCGCCCGAGGCGGTCCTGCTGTCCTGCTTCGACCCGGTGCGCCGGGAGGTCGGCCGGCTGACCCTGGAGGAACTGGTCCTGGACGGCCGGATCCACCCGCACCGCATCGAGGAGATCTACGAGCGCTCCAAGGCCAAGGTGGAGACGCTGTGCGTGCGGGCCGGCGAGGACGCGCTGATGGAGCTCGGCATCACCGACATGCACCCCGAGCTCATCGCGCTGCTCGGCAAGCTCCGCTACCGCACCTCCTACGGCCAGAACGTGCTCAAGCACCTCGTGGAGTCCGCGCACCTGGCCTCGATCATGGCCTCCGAGCTGCGGCTGGACCCGGTGCTCCTCAAGCGCTGCACGGTCCTGCACGACATCGGCAAGGCCCTGACCCACGAGGTCGAGGGCAGCCACGCGCTGATCGGCGCCGAGATCGCCCGCAAGTACGGCGAGCACGACGACGTCGTGCACGCCATCGAGGCGCACCACAACGAGGTCGAGGTCCGCACCGTCGAGGCGGTCCTGACGCAGGCCGCCGACGCCATCAGCGGCGGCCGCCCGGGCGCGCGCCGCGAGTCGCTGGAGGCCTACGTCAAGCGCCTGGAGCGGCTGGAGCAGATCGCCGCCGAGCAGGAGGGCGTGGAGAAGGTCTTCGCCATGCAGGCCGGCCGCGAGATCCGGGTGATGGTCGTGCCCGACGCGGTCGACGACATCCAGGCGCAGGTCATCGCGCGGGACATCGCCAAGCAGGTCGAGGAGGAGCTGACCTACCCGGGGCAGATCCGGATCACCGTGGTGCGGGAGTCCCGGGCGACCGAGTACGCGCGCTGA
- a CDS encoding SDR family oxidoreductase: MEINGSIALVTGANRGLGRAFTAHLLDRGAAKVYAAARRPEDMSLDGLDADRVVPLALDVTDPAAVRRAAEQAPDVTLLVNNAGSNTWQDMVAGDLDQIRLELETHLFGSLQMIRAFAPVLGRNGGGAVVNLLSAMSWFAYPGANAYHVAKAAAWAMVNSVRLELADQGTLVTGVHLGLADTDMSAAFDSEKLPPVEVARAALDGVEAGAWEVLVDEWSRTVKSSLAADPRPFYEALAATTF, translated from the coding sequence ATGGAGATCAACGGATCGATCGCACTCGTCACCGGCGCCAACCGCGGACTCGGCCGCGCCTTCACCGCGCACCTGCTCGACCGGGGTGCCGCCAAGGTCTACGCCGCCGCGCGCCGGCCCGAGGACATGAGCCTCGACGGCCTGGACGCGGACCGCGTCGTACCCCTCGCCCTGGACGTCACCGACCCCGCCGCCGTGCGCCGCGCCGCCGAGCAGGCGCCGGACGTCACCCTGCTGGTCAACAACGCCGGGTCCAACACCTGGCAGGACATGGTCGCCGGGGACCTGGACCAGATCAGGCTGGAACTGGAGACCCATCTGTTCGGGTCCCTGCAGATGATCCGGGCGTTCGCCCCGGTGCTCGGGCGCAACGGTGGCGGCGCGGTGGTGAACCTCCTGTCAGCGATGTCGTGGTTCGCGTATCCCGGCGCCAACGCCTACCACGTCGCCAAGGCCGCGGCGTGGGCGATGGTGAACAGCGTCCGCCTCGAACTGGCCGACCAGGGCACCCTGGTCACCGGCGTGCACCTGGGCCTGGCCGACACCGACATGAGCGCCGCGTTCGACAGCGAGAAGCTGCCGCCGGTCGAGGTCGCGCGCGCCGCGCTGGACGGCGTCGAGGCCGGGGCCTGGGAGGTGCTCGTGGACGAGTGGAGCCGGACGGTCAAGAGCTCGCTCGCCGCAGACCCCCGCCCCTTCTACGAAGCGCTGGCGGCGACCACGTTCTGA
- a CDS encoding MFS transporter, protein MTAADSRISPPSPDLAGRAAAVQRRTVRILIGSQILGGVGSSTGFSLSTLLAKEITGNAGLAGLTGTFSSLGAAFATIPLSRVMAARGRRPGLVLGYGAAVAGTLVIILAARLHFYPLLLGGMALFGSASAVNLQARYAGTDLAPAERRGRALSMVIWAVTVGSILGPNLGHPAEGTARALGLPPLAGAFLWSGVALCGAGLVLGLLLRPDPLLVARELRGEDVAAPKRLTLKESFAVIAESPRAVLAIAVVAVSHTVMVSVMSMTPVHMNADGMSVTVIGLVLSVHITGMYAFSPLVGAAVDRVGRIPVLGAGLAILTAACLVVGSAPMGSRAYMVVGLLLLGIGWSCGVVAGSTLLTESTPDRVRPSVQGASDFVMQGSSAAGAALAGLVVGTLGYSWLAGLAVALLAPVAVLVVVTAVRRPGVAAEVVAPDNIPGRSVQEDAASQVP, encoded by the coding sequence GTGACCGCAGCCGACTCCCGAATATCGCCGCCCTCGCCTGACCTCGCCGGACGCGCGGCGGCGGTCCAGCGGCGCACCGTCCGGATCCTCATCGGCAGCCAGATCCTCGGCGGCGTCGGCTCCTCGACCGGGTTCTCGCTGTCCACGCTGCTGGCCAAGGAGATCACCGGGAACGCCGGGCTGGCCGGGCTGACCGGCACGTTCTCCTCGCTCGGCGCGGCGTTCGCGACCATCCCGCTCTCGCGCGTCATGGCGGCGCGCGGCCGGCGGCCCGGCCTGGTCCTCGGCTACGGGGCCGCGGTCGCGGGGACCCTGGTCATCATCCTGGCCGCGCGGCTGCACTTCTATCCGCTCCTGCTCGGCGGGATGGCGCTGTTCGGCTCGGCCTCGGCGGTCAACCTCCAGGCCCGGTACGCCGGCACCGACCTGGCGCCGGCCGAGCGGCGGGGCCGGGCGCTGTCGATGGTGATCTGGGCGGTGACGGTCGGGTCCATCCTCGGCCCGAACCTCGGGCACCCGGCGGAGGGGACGGCGCGGGCGCTCGGGCTGCCGCCGCTGGCCGGGGCCTTCCTGTGGTCGGGGGTCGCGCTCTGCGGCGCGGGGCTGGTGCTCGGCCTGCTGCTGCGTCCCGATCCGTTGCTGGTGGCGCGGGAGCTGCGCGGGGAGGACGTCGCGGCGCCGAAGCGGCTGACGCTCAAGGAGTCCTTCGCGGTGATCGCCGAGTCGCCGCGCGCGGTGCTGGCGATCGCGGTGGTGGCCGTCTCGCACACCGTCATGGTGTCGGTGATGTCGATGACGCCGGTGCACATGAACGCCGACGGCATGTCGGTGACGGTGATCGGGCTGGTGTTGTCCGTGCACATCACCGGGATGTACGCGTTCTCGCCGCTGGTCGGGGCGGCTGTGGACCGGGTCGGGCGGATCCCGGTGCTCGGCGCCGGGCTGGCGATCCTGACCGCGGCGTGCCTGGTGGTCGGGTCGGCGCCGATGGGGTCGCGGGCGTACATGGTCGTCGGGCTGCTGCTGCTGGGGATCGGGTGGTCCTGCGGGGTGGTGGCCGGGTCGACGCTGCTCACCGAGTCGACGCCGGACCGGGTGCGGCCGTCGGTGCAGGGCGCGAGCGACTTCGTGATGCAGGGTTCTTCGGCGGCCGGCGCGGCGCTGGCCGGGCTGGTGGTCGGGACGCTCGGGTACTCGTGGCTGGCCGGGCTGGCGGTGGCGCTGCTGGCGCCCGTCGCAGTGCTCGTGGTGGTGACGGCGGTAAGGCGGCCCGGGGTCGCGGCGGAGGTTGTGGCGCCGGACAACATTCCGGGGCGTTCGGTGCAAGAAGACGCGGCGTCCCAGGTACCGTGA
- a CDS encoding regulatory protein RecX has protein sequence MSAGWGRFQDEGAGPDWLADAGSDAGEQASAGSDAGGPGDGAPGWAAAAEPGAGGSSGARDAGSARAEQSGSGDGAPGWAAAAEPGADAGPSGWASLADGAGRRGGAVPKRSEQSERPERERRSSGGFGDDRRGGSASAKKSAAKKSSGGWSSRRKDRDPADADKPKPPQSREKLEQRAKNILMYHLGRQMQTRSQLADKLRKKEIPDDIAEAVLDRFEELHLLDDAGYAETFVRSRHTERGLAKRALGYELRKRGIDDETAAEALSAVDEDQEAVTARRLVDSRLRATKGLEPQVRTRRLVGMLARKGYSGSIAFRVVKEALAEEGLDVDLGEPEFD, from the coding sequence GTGAGCGCCGGTTGGGGCCGGTTCCAGGATGAGGGAGCCGGTCCCGACTGGTTGGCCGACGCGGGGTCGGACGCGGGCGAACAGGCTTCGGCCGGGTCGGACGCGGGCGGGCCGGGCGACGGCGCGCCGGGCTGGGCCGCGGCAGCGGAACCCGGTGCCGGTGGGAGTTCGGGCGCGCGTGATGCGGGCTCGGCGCGGGCGGAGCAGAGCGGGTCGGGCGACGGCGCGCCGGGCTGGGCCGCGGCAGCGGAACCCGGTGCGGATGCGGGCCCGAGCGGTTGGGCGTCGCTCGCCGATGGCGCCGGCCGCCGGGGTGGCGCCGTGCCGAAGCGGTCGGAGCAGTCGGAGCGTCCGGAGCGGGAGCGCCGCTCCTCGGGCGGCTTCGGCGATGACCGGCGTGGCGGATCTGCGTCCGCGAAGAAGAGCGCCGCCAAGAAAAGCTCCGGCGGCTGGTCGTCGCGCCGCAAGGACCGCGATCCGGCCGACGCCGACAAGCCGAAGCCACCGCAGTCGCGCGAGAAGCTGGAGCAGCGCGCGAAGAACATCCTGATGTACCACCTGGGCCGGCAGATGCAGACCCGGTCGCAGCTGGCCGACAAGCTGCGCAAGAAGGAGATCCCGGACGACATCGCCGAGGCGGTGCTCGACCGGTTCGAGGAGCTGCACCTCCTGGACGACGCCGGCTACGCCGAGACCTTCGTCCGCTCCCGCCACACCGAGCGCGGCCTGGCCAAGCGGGCCCTGGGCTACGAGCTGCGCAAGCGCGGCATCGACGACGAGACCGCCGCCGAGGCGCTGTCCGCGGTCGACGAGGACCAGGAAGCCGTCACCGCGCGCCGACTTGTCGACTCCCGGCTGCGCGCCACCAAGGGGCTGGAGCCGCAGGTGCGTACCCGGCGGCTGGTCGGGATGCTCGCTCGCAAGGGGTACTCCGGGTCGATCGCCTTCCGGGTGGTGAAGGAGGCGCTCGCGGAGGAGGGGCTGGACGTCGATCTCGGTGAGCCCGAGTTCGACTGA
- a CDS encoding DUF3046 domain-containing protein: protein MRLQDFWERMREVFGPLTDSYARDHVMSDLGGRTVMEALRDGVDVKDIWGAVARDRDLPYF from the coding sequence ATGCGGCTTCAGGATTTCTGGGAGCGGATGCGCGAGGTGTTCGGGCCGCTCACGGATTCGTACGCGCGCGATCATGTGATGAGCGACCTCGGTGGGCGCACCGTGATGGAGGCGCTGCGGGACGGCGTGGATGTCAAGGACATCTGGGGCGCTGTCGCCCGGGATCGGGATCTTCCGTACTTCTAG
- a CDS encoding DUF2330 domain-containing protein, producing the protein MAKTLTLALAASGLQAVGVADPAWACGCGAMIPGPGGTMSVAREQAVVRFDGTTEDVVMRFATQSNVTDAAWVMPVPAQATAKLANPELFGDLTVAEEPVPVVHHYFWPHLGGSSGDGAVAGGAMAAAPPQSAVQVLSDQRIGEFEVANLASADPKALGDWLNQHGFTLKDSTATRLAAYTNEGWKFVAVRLATGSKADLNGVLDPISLSFPAKSAVYPMRLSAGATTPQNVEVSVLAPHRMDATSTPVADQPEPSTFGDWINPSNVGPSLATLAAGRMFLTVYEGSFDEPSQITQDYAFAPAASDWVQHSTYDQEELLTALGIPVYLIVLLVLAAGAVLLVRWRWVSARTRSPGTPAPR; encoded by the coding sequence GTGGCCAAGACTCTGACACTCGCACTGGCGGCGAGCGGGCTGCAGGCGGTCGGAGTGGCCGATCCGGCGTGGGCGTGCGGCTGCGGGGCGATGATCCCCGGCCCCGGCGGCACGATGAGCGTCGCGCGGGAGCAGGCGGTGGTGCGGTTCGACGGGACGACCGAGGACGTCGTCATGCGGTTCGCCACGCAGAGCAACGTCACAGACGCCGCGTGGGTGATGCCGGTGCCGGCTCAGGCCACGGCGAAGCTCGCGAACCCGGAGTTGTTCGGCGATCTGACGGTCGCCGAGGAGCCGGTCCCCGTCGTGCACCACTACTTCTGGCCGCATCTCGGAGGATCATCCGGCGACGGCGCGGTAGCCGGGGGCGCGATGGCCGCCGCTCCCCCGCAGTCGGCGGTGCAGGTGCTCAGCGACCAGCGGATCGGCGAGTTCGAGGTCGCGAACCTGGCCTCGGCCGACCCCAAGGCGCTCGGCGACTGGCTGAACCAGCACGGCTTCACCCTGAAGGACAGCACCGCGACCCGGTTGGCCGCCTACACCAACGAGGGCTGGAAGTTCGTCGCCGTGCGGCTGGCCACCGGCAGCAAGGCGGATCTGAACGGCGTCCTGGACCCGATCAGCCTGTCGTTCCCGGCCAAGAGCGCCGTCTACCCGATGCGGTTGTCGGCCGGCGCGACGACGCCGCAGAACGTCGAGGTGTCCGTGCTGGCGCCGCACCGGATGGACGCCACGAGCACACCGGTCGCGGACCAGCCGGAGCCCTCGACGTTCGGCGACTGGATCAACCCCTCGAACGTCGGGCCGTCACTGGCCACGCTGGCGGCCGGGCGGATGTTCCTGACGGTGTATGAGGGCTCGTTCGACGAGCCGTCGCAGATCACGCAGGACTACGCGTTCGCTCCGGCGGCCTCGGACTGGGTGCAGCACAGTACGTACGACCAGGAGGAACTGCTGACGGCCCTCGGGATCCCGGTGTACCTGATCGTGCTGCTGGTGCTCGCGGCCGGAGCGGTGCTGCTCGTGCGGTGGCGGTGGGTCAGCGCGCGTACTCGGTCGCCCGGGACTCCCGCACCACGGTGA
- the recA gene encoding recombinase RecA: MAASTTDREKALDAALAQIERNFGKGSVMRLGARSAQPIDIIPTGSIALDVALGIGGLPRGRVVEIYGPESSGKTTVALHAVANAQRGGGQAAFIDAEHALDPEYAKNIGVDTDALLISQPDTGEQALEIADTLIRSGALDIIVIDSVAALVPKAEIEGEMGDSHVGLQARLMSQALRKLTGVISQTNTTVIFINQLREKVGVMFGSPETTTGGRALKFYASVRLDIRRIETLKDGTEAVANRTRVKVVKNKVAPPFKQAEFDVVFGQGISREGSLIDMGVEHGFVKKAGAWFTYSEGQLGQGRENARRFLKENPDVADGLEKLIKEKLGIGPKVDEPADTAASAAPAAVAAAADGTAPAEDAAAKPAKTTRARKTAATAGAEE, translated from the coding sequence ATGGCGGCATCGACCACCGATCGCGAGAAGGCGCTCGACGCCGCCCTCGCTCAGATCGAGCGCAACTTCGGCAAGGGGTCGGTGATGCGGCTGGGCGCGCGCTCGGCGCAGCCGATCGACATCATCCCCACCGGCTCGATCGCCCTGGACGTGGCCCTGGGCATCGGCGGCCTGCCGCGCGGCCGGGTCGTGGAGATCTACGGCCCGGAGTCCTCCGGCAAGACGACGGTCGCGCTGCACGCGGTCGCCAACGCGCAGCGCGGAGGCGGTCAGGCCGCGTTCATCGACGCCGAGCACGCGCTGGACCCGGAGTACGCCAAGAACATCGGCGTGGACACCGACGCGCTGCTGATCTCCCAGCCGGACACCGGCGAGCAGGCGCTGGAGATCGCCGACACCCTGATCCGCTCCGGCGCGCTGGACATCATCGTCATCGACTCGGTCGCGGCCCTGGTGCCCAAGGCCGAGATCGAGGGCGAGATGGGCGACTCGCACGTCGGTCTGCAGGCCCGCCTGATGAGCCAGGCGCTGCGCAAGCTGACCGGTGTGATCAGCCAGACCAACACCACCGTGATCTTCATCAACCAGCTGCGCGAGAAGGTCGGCGTGATGTTCGGCTCGCCGGAGACCACCACCGGCGGCCGCGCGCTGAAGTTCTACGCCTCGGTCCGGCTGGACATCCGCCGCATCGAGACGCTGAAGGACGGCACGGAGGCGGTCGCGAACCGCACCCGCGTCAAGGTCGTGAAGAACAAGGTGGCCCCGCCGTTCAAGCAGGCGGAGTTCGACGTGGTGTTCGGCCAGGGCATCTCGCGCGAGGGCTCGCTGATCGACATGGGTGTCGAGCACGGCTTCGTGAAGAAGGCGGGCGCCTGGTTCACGTACTCCGAGGGGCAGCTCGGCCAGGGCCGCGAGAACGCCCGGCGGTTCCTGAAGGAGAACCCGGACGTCGCCGACGGCCTGGAGAAGCTGATCAAGGAGAAGCTGGGCATCGGGCCGAAGGTCGACGAGCCGGCCGACACGGCGGCGAGCGCGGCGCCGGCGGCTGTGGCCGCTGCCGCCGACGGGACGGCTCCGGCCGAGGACGCCGCCGCCAAGCCGGCCAAGACGACGCGGGCGCGCAAGACCGCCGCCACGGCCGGTGCGGAGGAGTAG
- a CDS encoding LysR family transcriptional regulator: protein MDIDPRRLLVLQAVAEAGTLAGAARLLGHTPSAVSQQLNRLEREVGTELAERGAGRRGQVELTAAGLVLARAGKALDETLTEAERQLAAVTGQVQGPVTIGAGPGKMLQLAAETVGELARTRPELEPRVVETEAGPGLADLRLGALDVLILADDRQTPLAVPPGCRAKIFLADEYRIAVPDDWETPATAAELTGRPWITAPPDSPQGRCFARFAAEHGVVPSVEHRAAHPFSLPGLVRNRLGAVLTARFLSDGFQNATVTDIPVTGQYLLRVMYRPTPAADAAMRAVHATMLQIGERDVATGEHPRDIPVLRMKDPSEEGGLEIQKIPVSGENGLRRG from the coding sequence GTGGACATCGACCCCCGCCGCCTCCTGGTCCTGCAAGCCGTCGCCGAAGCCGGCACCCTGGCCGGCGCGGCCCGGCTCCTCGGCCACACCCCCTCCGCCGTCTCCCAGCAGCTGAACCGGCTGGAGCGCGAGGTCGGCACCGAACTCGCCGAGCGCGGCGCGGGCCGCCGCGGACAGGTCGAGCTGACCGCCGCCGGCCTGGTGCTGGCGCGCGCCGGGAAGGCCCTGGACGAGACGCTCACCGAGGCCGAGCGGCAGCTGGCCGCGGTGACCGGCCAGGTCCAGGGCCCGGTGACGATCGGCGCCGGGCCCGGGAAGATGCTGCAGCTGGCCGCCGAGACCGTCGGCGAACTCGCCCGCACCCGGCCGGAGCTGGAGCCCCGGGTGGTCGAGACCGAGGCCGGGCCGGGCCTGGCGGACCTGCGGCTGGGCGCCCTGGACGTGCTGATCCTGGCCGACGACCGGCAGACGCCGCTGGCGGTGCCGCCCGGCTGCCGGGCCAAGATCTTCCTCGCGGACGAGTACCGGATCGCCGTCCCGGACGACTGGGAGACGCCGGCGACCGCCGCGGAGCTGACCGGGCGCCCCTGGATCACCGCTCCCCCGGACTCGCCGCAGGGCCGGTGCTTCGCGCGGTTCGCCGCCGAACACGGCGTCGTGCCGTCCGTGGAACACCGGGCGGCGCACCCTTTCTCGCTCCCGGGCCTGGTCCGGAACCGCCTCGGCGCGGTCCTGACGGCCCGCTTCCTCAGCGACGGGTTCCAGAACGCGACCGTCACGGACATCCCGGTGACCGGGCAGTACCTGCTCCGGGTCATGTACCGGCCGACCCCCGCGGCCGACGCCGCGATGCGCGCGGTGCACGCCACGATGCTCCAGATCGGGGAACGCGACGTCGCGACCGGCGAGCACCCGCGGGACATCCCCGTGCTGCGGATGAAGGACCCCTCGGAAGAAGGCGGCCTGGAGATCCAGAAGATCCCCGTGTCCGGCGAGAACGGCCTCCGCCGCGGTTAG